A genomic segment from Paenibacillus sp. FSL K6-1096 encodes:
- a CDS encoding DUF6870 family protein translates to MHLKKRIKLSELAEVDITTVNKEDLADLSGFTFDNTIIQEQRAKGVITAAKNPYCFRLGETGVKLEFPEDAPTLQDLFSDFLKRNKNGL, encoded by the coding sequence ATGCATCTAAAAAAACGTATTAAGCTTTCAGAGTTAGCAGAAGTAGATATCACAACTGTGAACAAGGAGGATTTGGCTGATCTTAGCGGTTTCACCTTCGATAACACTATTATTCAAGAGCAACGTGCAAAAGGTGTCATAACGGCTGCAAAAAACCCCTACTGCTTTCGCCTAGGTGAGACGGGTGTTAAATTGGAGTTCCCTGAGGATGCCCCCACTTTGCAGGATTTGTTCTCCGACTTTCTGAAACGTAACAAGAATGGTCTTTAG
- a CDS encoding exosporium glycoprotein BclB-related protein: MTGATGPAGVTGPTGATGADGAAGATGATGPAGVTGPTGATGADGAAGVTGATGPAGVTGPTGATGADGAVGVTGATGLTGATGATGVAGSSAIIPFSSGLPVVVTGLLGNLVGTTTLVGFGGNFPGVSLAGGNVNLVGGAGVATNYAFVVPRDGIITSISAFFSVVVGLSLLAPVTVTAQLFASTTPDSNIFAPISGAEVNLSLPGLISIGDAVNGNTPGLNIPVTAGTRLLMVFSGTSALAVTLTGYASAGVSIS, from the coding sequence GTGACGGGAGCAACAGGGCCTGCCGGAGTGACGGGCCCAACGGGAGCCACCGGAGCCGATGGTGCAGCCGGAGCGACGGGGGCAACGGGGCCTGCCGGAGTGACGGGCCCGACGGGAGCCACCGGAGCCGATGGTGCAGCCGGAGTGACGGGGGCAACGGGGCCTGCCGGAGTGACGGGCCCGACGGGAGCCACCGGAGCCGATGGTGCAGTCGGGGTGACGGGAGCGACGGGGCTTACCGGAGCGACAGGGGCAACTGGAGTCGCCGGTTCCTCTGCCATTATTCCATTCTCATCGGGATTGCCGGTTGTCGTTACGGGACTGCTTGGCAATCTTGTAGGCACAACCACTTTGGTCGGATTCGGAGGCAATTTCCCGGGTGTCTCTCTCGCAGGCGGCAATGTCAATCTTGTCGGCGGTGCCGGAGTTGCGACCAACTATGCTTTTGTAGTTCCGCGCGATGGCATAATTACTTCAATTTCAGCCTTCTTCAGTGTAGTTGTAGGCCTGTCTTTACTGGCGCCTGTAACGGTCACAGCCCAACTTTTTGCATCCACTACGCCGGACAGTAACATCTTTGCTCCGATTTCAGGAGCAGAGGTGAATTTGAGCTTGCCTGGATTGATCAGCATCGGAGATGCGGTCAATGGCAACACACCAGGGCTTAATATCCCTGTCACAGCGGGAACCCGTCTTCTCATGGTATTCTCCGGTACCTCGGCTTTAGCCGTAACGCTTACCGGTTATGCCAGTGCAGGTGTTTCAATAAGTTAA